The Penaeus monodon isolate SGIC_2016 chromosome 5, NSTDA_Pmon_1, whole genome shotgun sequence genome window below encodes:
- the LOC119572817 gene encoding neurotrophin 1-like yields the protein MALRYLVLLSLAVAVLADQTSHVSISLGGAPAVSHHGSSHHARTSYHHQPTYHTQPSYHPQPSYNSAPAYHPQPSYEPAVPECAANTTKSWCLQDDHYPTYEIKHAAEYHYEKLLSLYADVADLNTELSVDRPNTLDEETYLCPSETAYVRPLRAQNTEGKWRVVVNNIDVHYQTLTQTTRIEECLTSGDACPLVPDCYESKCLQKSIYHRFLVYNPYDQYFPFAIETFKLPASCACLLGAYTIDH from the exons ATGGCTTTACGATACCTG GTTTTGTTGTCTTTGGCGGTTGCAGTTCTGGCCGACCAGACCTCACACGTCAGCATTAGTCTCGGCGGTGCTCCTGCTGTCAGCCATCACGGTTCCTCTCATCATGCACGCACTTCATACCACCATCAACCTACCTACCACACACAGCCCTCATACCATCCACAACCTTCCTACAACTCTGCACCCGCTTATCACCCCCAGCCTTCCTATGAGCCTGCTGTGCCAGAATGTGCTGCCAACACAACCAAATCATGGTGCCTCCAAGACGACCATTATCCCACCTACGAGATCAAACACGCAGCCGAATATCACTACGAGAAGCTCCTCTCCCTCTATGCTGATGTAGCTGACCTCAACACCGAGTTGTCTGTGGACCGACCAAACACCCTGGATGAGGAAACTTACTTGTGCCCATCAGAGACCGCTTACGTTAGGCCCCTTCGTGCCCAGAACACTGAGGGAAAATGGCGTGTCGTTGTAAACAATATCGATGTCCATTATCAGACTCTCACTCAGACTACACGTATCGAAGAATGTCTCACTTCCGGCGATGCATGTCCTCTGGTACCTGACTGCTACGAGTCCAAGTGTCTGCAGAAGTCCATCTACCACCGTTTCCTTGTCTACAACCCCTATGATCAGTACTTCCCCTTCGCCATCGAGACATTCAAGCTTCCCGCCAGCTGTGCTTGCCTCTTGGGTGCCTATACCATCGATCATTAG
- the LOC119573416 gene encoding uncharacterized protein LOC119573416: MALTLVTYVARSGIAGVVLGFVHPPAYGHHPQPAYGHRAPAYGHHVPAYAHQHAYEHGYCDPTVAPACVANSTLSYCLEDAEYPSTRLRLPSLPIICSPRSMLTSPTRSAEDLVDMVSKDQEEAFDYSYYTGASTGDSPYDATHWAGPEGYICPSEVVYAMPKRAQNVDGKWRVIVNDVHYYSQTARLETCLFPEAACRALAPCYQSHCTQKSVYHRLLSYDPCDPYKGLFIDIYKMPSACSCHLPA, translated from the exons ATGGCTCTTACATTGGTAACTTATG TCGCTCGTTCTGGTATCGCCGGAGTCGTTCTGGGCTTCGTCCATCCCCCAGCATATGGCCATCACCCACAGCCCGCTTACGGGCATCGTGCACCTGCGTACGGTCATCATGTACCTGCCTACGCTCACCAGCATGCCTATGAGCATGGTTACTGCGACCCAACGGTTGCCCCCGCGTGCGTTGCCAACTCAACTCTCTCCTACTGCTTAGAAGACGCTGAGTACCCGAGTACGAGATTAAGGCTGCCATCACTGCCGATCATCTGTTCGCCAAGAAGTATGCTGACGTCGCCGACCAGGTCCGCTGAAGACCTAGTAGACATGGTTAGCAAGGACCAGGAGGAGGCCTTCGACTACTCTTACTACACCGGGGCTTCCACTGGGGACTCTCCCTACGACGCCACTCATTGGGCTGGTCCTGAGGGTTACATCTGTCCCTCCGAAGTAGTGTATGCCATGCCCAAACGTGCCCAGAATGTGGACGGCAAGTGGCGTGTCATTGTCAACGATGTTCACTATTACAGTCAGACTGCTCGCCTCGAAACTTGTCTGTTCCCAGAGGCTGCTTGCCGTGCCCTTGCTCCTTGCTACCAGAGTCACTGCACCCAGAAGTCAGTGTACCACCGACTCCTCTCCTACGATCCATGTGACCCCTACAAGGGCCTGTTCATCGACATCTACAAGATGCCATCTGCCTGTTCCTGTCACCTTCCCGCCTAA
- the LOC119573417 gene encoding uncharacterized protein LOC119573417: protein MLGHAHALRTRATPRLIYVKVNEEYHVSSSLVVTVLADQSSQICIIFGGASAHEYEPAVPKCAASITKPLCLHDDLYPTCEIKHTVEPLRAQNTEGKWRVAVNNIDTHYQTLIHTTRIKECLTSADACHLVPDSYESKCLQKSIYHHFSWLSTPSIINHQTPDLMPH from the exons ATGCTTGGCCACGCCCACGCTTTACGAACTCGCGCGACTCCAAGGTTGATCTACGTGAAAGTGAATGAAGAGTATCAT GTTTCGTCGTCTTTGGTGGTCACAGTTCTGGCCGATCAGAGCTCACAAATCTGCATAATTTTCGGCGGTGCCTCTGCT CATGAATACGAGCCTGCTGTGCCGAAATGTGCTGCCAGCATAACCAAACCATTATGCCTCCACGATGACCTCTATCCCACCTGCGAGATCAAACATACAGTCGA GCCCCTTCGTGCCCAGAACACCGAGGGTAAGTGGCGTGTCGCTGTAAACAATATCGATACCCATTATCAGACTCTCATTCATACTACACGCATCAAAGAGTGTCTCACATCTGCCGATGCATGTCATCTGGTACCTGACAGCTATGAGTCCAAGTGTCTGCAGAAGTCCATCTACCACCACTTCTCTTGGCTGTCTACACCATCGATCATTAATCACCAAACACCTGACCTCATGCCACATTAG
- the LOC119572922 gene encoding neurotrophin 1-like isoform X2, whose amino-acid sequence MALRYLVSLSLAVAVLTDQTSHVNISLGGAPAVNHPQPSYHPAPAYEHSTEHEHEPAVPKCAANTTKSWCLQDDHYPTYEIKHTVEYHYEKFLSLYADVADLNTELSVDRPNTLDEETYLCPSETTYVRPLRAQNTEGKWRVVVNNIGTHYQSLIQTTRMEECLTSGDACPLVPECYDSKCVQKSIYHRFLVYDPYDQYFPFAIETFKLPASCACLLGAYTIDH is encoded by the exons ATGGCTTTACGATACCTG GTTTCGCTGTCTTTGGCGGTAGCAGTTCTGACCGACCAGACCTCACACGTCAATATCAGTCTCGGCGGTGCTCCTGCTGTCAACCATCCACAACCTTCCTACCATCCTGCTCCCGCTTATGAACATTCCACTGAGCATGAACATGAACCTGCTGTGCCAAAATGTGCTGCTAACACAACCAAATCATGGTGCCTCCAAGACGACCATTATCCCACTTACGAGATCAAACACACAGTCGAGTATCACTACGAGAAGTTCCTCTCCCTCTATGCTGACGTAGCTGACCTCAACACCGAGCTGTCTGTGGACCGACCAAACACCCTGGATGAGGAAACTTACTTGTGTCCATCAGAGACCACTTACGTCAGGCCCCTTCGTGCCCAGAACACTGAGGGAAAATGGCGTGTCGTTGTCAATAATATCGGTACCCATTATCAATCTCTCATTCAGACTACACGCATGGAAGAATGTCTCACTTCCGGCGATGCATGTCCTCTGGTGCCTGAATGCTACGATTCCAAGTGTGTGCAGAAGTCCATCTACCACCGCTTCCTTGTCTACGACCCCTATGATCAGTACTTCCCCTTCGCCATCGAGAC